A stretch of Candidatus Methylomirabilota bacterium DNA encodes these proteins:
- a CDS encoding adenylyl-sulfate kinase — MSWAIWITGLPGSGKSVLARAVVEALRARGESAVVLELDAIRKILTPAPTYSDAERDIVYRALAYMARLLTESGVPIIVDATGHRRAWRDLARALIPAFAEVQLTCPIEVCRQRERTRAAGNAPRGIYAAAGQPGATVPGVDVPYEPALDPEVTVDTLAEDVTAAVPRIVSMARDLARSSPPRLPSGLARGWAVWITGLPGSGKTTLASAVAEQLAARGIPVRLLELTEVREFLLPDAGGGPRGEDIVYHALVCAAKLLTDAGVAVIIDATAPRRAWRELARALIGHYAEVQLVCPPEICGDRERASRWQPAVCPHAGRRKTAVREAPDIVFGYEGSLNPELTIHTGVRSLWSATADILRLAHRLHRTAMISTPLT; from the coding sequence GTGAGCTGGGCGATCTGGATCACCGGGCTTCCGGGCAGCGGCAAGTCCGTGCTGGCGCGCGCGGTCGTGGAGGCGCTGCGCGCGCGAGGAGAATCGGCGGTCGTGCTGGAGCTCGACGCGATCCGAAAGATCCTGACGCCCGCGCCGACTTACAGCGACGCCGAACGCGACATCGTCTATCGCGCCCTGGCCTATATGGCCAGGCTCCTCACCGAGTCCGGCGTCCCCATCATCGTCGACGCGACCGGACACCGCCGCGCGTGGCGTGACCTGGCGCGTGCCCTGATCCCGGCGTTCGCCGAGGTGCAGCTCACCTGTCCGATCGAGGTGTGTCGCCAGCGCGAGCGAACCCGCGCCGCGGGCAATGCGCCCCGGGGAATCTACGCGGCCGCCGGACAGCCCGGAGCGACGGTGCCCGGGGTGGACGTGCCCTACGAGCCCGCGCTGGACCCCGAGGTCACCGTGGACACCCTGGCCGAGGACGTGACCGCAGCGGTGCCGAGGATCGTTTCCATGGCGCGCGATCTGGCGCGCTCTTCTCCACCCAGGTTGCCCTCCGGCCTGGCCCGGGGATGGGCTGTCTGGATCACCGGGCTGCCCGGCAGCGGCAAGACCACGCTGGCCTCGGCGGTCGCAGAGCAGCTGGCTGCGCGCGGGATACCGGTCAGGCTGCTCGAGCTGACCGAGGTCCGCGAATTCCTCCTGCCGGACGCCGGCGGCGGCCCCAGGGGGGAGGACATCGTCTATCACGCACTGGTGTGCGCCGCCAAGCTGCTCACCGACGCCGGGGTGGCGGTCATCATCGACGCCACTGCGCCACGTCGTGCATGGCGCGAGCTGGCGCGGGCGCTGATCGGTCACTATGCCGAGGTCCAGCTGGTATGCCCGCCCGAGATCTGCGGCGACCGCGAACGGGCCTCGCGTTGGCAACCCGCGGTGTGCCCTCATGCCGGGCGGCGTAAGACGGCCGTCAGGGAGGCGCCGGACATCGTCTTCGGCTACGAGGGCTCCCTCAACCCGGAGCTGACGATCCACACGGGCGTCCGGAGCCTCTGGAGCGCGACCGCGGACATCCTCCGGCTTGCCCACCGCCTGCATCGAACCGCCATGATTTCGACGCCGCTCACCTGA
- a CDS encoding CBS domain-containing protein: MQVRDLMTPTPITVSRETSVSEARELMTNARIRHLLVTDDTLLVGIVTDRDIRLNLPSPATSLSVWELNYLLKRLTVGQVMRGPVFTIAHDRDVREAARIMLERRIGALPVVEGRCIIGIVTETDLLRAFVQIAEPDETTVGARG; encoded by the coding sequence ATGCAAGTTCGAGATCTGATGACCCCTACCCCGATCACCGTGAGCCGGGAGACGTCCGTCTCCGAGGCGCGGGAGCTGATGACCAACGCCCGCATCCGCCACCTCCTGGTCACGGACGACACGCTGTTGGTGGGCATCGTCACCGATCGGGACATCCGTCTGAACCTCCCCTCGCCGGCCACGAGCCTTTCGGTCTGGGAGCTGAACTATCTCCTGAAGCGCCTCACCGTGGGCCAGGTCATGAGGGGGCCGGTCTTCACGATCGCCCATGACCGGGACGTTCGGGAGGCGGCCCGTATCATGCTGGAGCGACGGATCGGAGCGCTGCCGGTCGTCGAGGGGCGGTGCATCATTGGCATCGTCACCGAGACGGATCTCCTCCGTGCGTTCGTGCAGATCGCGGAACCTGACGAGACGACGGTGGGGGCGCGAGGCTGA
- a CDS encoding response regulator: protein MQSQPRPCILAVDDEADLLATYERLLGRQGYRVTTATTRSMALDGLGREHPVLVVADLRLADGDGLDVVRAARALGTPPLVIVVTGFPSSESRQQALNAGASAYLLKPFRVATFAGLVQDLLHPQSRGPRP, encoded by the coding sequence ATGCAGTCCCAGCCGCGCCCGTGCATCCTCGCCGTGGACGACGAGGCCGATCTGCTCGCCACCTACGAGCGTCTCCTCGGGCGCCAGGGATATCGCGTCACCACGGCAACGACTCGGAGCATGGCGCTGGACGGGCTGGGCCGCGAGCACCCGGTGCTGGTCGTCGCCGACCTGCGCCTGGCCGACGGCGACGGCCTCGACGTCGTTCGGGCCGCCCGGGCCCTGGGCACGCCTCCGCTGGTGATCGTCGTCACCGGGTTTCCCTCGTCGGAGAGCCGCCAGCAAGCGTTGAACGCCGGGGCGTCCGCTTACTTGTTGAAGCCGTTTAGGGTGGCCACGTTCGCCGGGCTCGTCCAGGACCTGCTGCATCCTCAGTCGCGCGGTCCACGACCGTGA
- a CDS encoding TIGR04053 family radical SAM/SPASM domain-containing protein encodes MSALVFERAPLRVYWELTRACDLACRHCRAEAQPFRRLDELPTLECERVLRELASTGHPAPHVIFTGGDPLKRPDLVHLVRYGTDRGLGMSVAPSATPGLSRDLVDHLKAAGVSAMSLSLDGPTAAHHDGIRGVLGCFGSTLVAAQRIVGAGILLQINTLVAAETEPHLEEVATLVAGLGAARWSLFFLVNVGRGQTLRSLSPIECERTLRWLVANGGRWPFTVTTTEAPHYRRVVIQRMRAEGRTSEEIHSSPAARGFGIRDGNGIMFIAANGDVTPSGFLPLVAGTVRQTNPLTIYRDSALFRALRTPEVFRGRCGVCQFRRVCGGSRARAWASGGDVLGEDPLCAWEPRAA; translated from the coding sequence GTGAGTGCCCTTGTCTTCGAGCGCGCGCCGCTGCGGGTCTACTGGGAGCTCACCCGGGCCTGCGACCTGGCCTGCCGGCACTGCCGCGCCGAAGCGCAACCCTTCCGCCGGCTCGACGAGCTGCCCACACTGGAATGCGAGCGCGTGCTGCGCGAGCTGGCCTCGACGGGGCATCCCGCTCCCCACGTCATCTTCACGGGAGGGGACCCGCTCAAGCGCCCGGACTTGGTTCATCTCGTGCGGTACGGCACGGACCGGGGTCTGGGCATGTCGGTGGCGCCCAGCGCCACGCCGGGGCTCTCCCGCGATCTCGTGGACCACCTCAAGGCCGCCGGCGTCAGCGCCATGTCGCTCAGCCTCGATGGTCCCACCGCGGCCCACCACGACGGCATCCGCGGGGTGCTGGGTTGCTTCGGTTCGACGCTCGTCGCGGCGCAACGGATCGTCGGCGCCGGCATCCTCCTCCAGATCAACACGCTGGTGGCCGCCGAGACCGAGCCCCACCTCGAGGAGGTCGCGACGCTGGTCGCCGGGCTCGGCGCCGCCCGCTGGAGCCTGTTCTTCCTCGTGAACGTAGGCCGGGGGCAGACGCTCCGGTCGCTCAGCCCCATCGAGTGCGAGCGGACGCTGCGCTGGCTGGTCGCCAACGGGGGCCGCTGGCCCTTCACCGTCACCACCACCGAGGCGCCCCACTACCGGCGCGTCGTGATCCAGCGCATGCGCGCCGAAGGCCGGACCAGCGAGGAGATCCACTCGAGCCCGGCCGCGCGCGGCTTCGGGATCCGCGACGGCAACGGGATCATGTTCATCGCCGCCAACGGCGACGTCACGCCGTCGGGGTTCCTGCCGCTGGTGGCGGGCACCGTCCGCCAGACGAATCCGCTGACGATCTATCGCGACTCCGCGCTGTTCCGCGCCCTCCGCACGCCCGAAGTCTTCCGCGGGCGGTGCGGCGTCTGTCAGTTCCGGCGGGTGTGCGGGGGGTCGCGGGCCCGCGCGTGGGCCAGTGGCGGCGACGTGCTGGGGGAAGACCCGCTCTGCGCCTGGGAGCCACGGGCGGCCTGA